From the genome of Nicotiana tabacum cultivar K326 chromosome 17, ASM71507v2, whole genome shotgun sequence:
AACGGTGCCCGCAACCCTTCTGAGGATGCATTTCCATGATTGTTTCCTACGGGTATACAAATTAACAGTACTAACATTTTCAATGTTTATCTTCCTGTAGATTAGCTAAACTTTTCTTAAAAATTCCCCCTATTCTACCTTTTTGAAGGGCTGTGATGCTTCTATTTTGTTGAGCTCCAAGGGGAAAAACACTGCAGAAAAGGATGCTCCTCCTAATGGTTCTATGCATGGATTCTACGTCATTGACGGCGCAAAGAGAGCAGTTGAAGCTATATGTCCTGGCGTTGTCTCTTGTGCTGATATTTTAGCGTTTGCTGCAAGAGATGCAGTCGTGTTAGTAAGTACCCCCACTAGgacaaaaaacataaaaaagcATATAAATAGGATAAGTTTTCTACATTACATATTACGTGAACGCGGAATGCCTTTTTAACATATGAGTTTAGTAAATAAGTGCGGCTAAGACATAATGATCAAGATGGCCTAAAAGTGTGTCTAAAGTGTAGACATATATGGACTACGGCATACATGTTAACAAAATCGAAATTCCATTAAAATCGGTACTCCTAAATTAGAAACTCCCAAAATAAGGACTAATTGTGTTGATGTTTCAGTCAGGTGGGCCTTACTGGGAGGtgccaaaaggaagaaaagatggGAGAATATCCAGGGCAAGTGAAACAACACTGCTGCCCAAGCCTACATTCAACATTTCTCAGCTCCAAcaaagtttccaacagagaggtctTTCGGCCGATGACTTGGTGGCTCTTTTAGGTCAGCATTATATAACAATTAATGCTCCAAAATTTTGTCGAATTAATTTCTTAAATGGTCTTCCAACTTACAATTTTCGCACGATCTTCTCTCTATACTTTTGTTAACTGATAGAATTATATATTATCTTTGGCAGGTGCACACACTCTAGGTTTTTCCCATTGCTCATCCTTTATTAGCCGAATATACAACTTCAATGCCACACATGACATTGATCCTACACTACGTCGATCGTTTGCAGCAAGCTTGAAGAGCATATGTCCACTCAAAAACAGGGCTAAGAATGCAGGAATAAGCAATGATCCTTCCCCAACAACTTTTGATAATACTCATTACAGAATAATTCTCCAAAAGAAGAGTTTGTTCTCTTCAGATCATGCTTTGCTCACTACTCCAAAAACCAAGAACCTAGTTTATAAGTTTGCTACCTCAAAAGCAGCTTTTCATAAGGCTTTTACTAATTCCATGATTAAGATGAGTAGCCTTACAGGTGGTCAAGAAGTTAGAAAAGATTGCAGGGTAGTAAACTGATTGCTCCATTGTTAATTAATTCTACTTTGCGGTTTGATATCTGTATAATTGTAATGAGATGATCCAGGAATATGGGCTGTCTATCACTTCCTATA
Proteins encoded in this window:
- the LOC107793665 gene encoding peroxidase 64, yielding MAHFVPLLSTLLIFSIYYQGNALSSNYYAKTCPQAEDTVMQIVKKESKKDKTVPATLLRMHFHDCFLRGCDASILLSSKGKNTAEKDAPPNGSMHGFYVIDGAKRAVEAICPGVVSCADILAFAARDAVVLSGGPYWEVPKGRKDGRISRASETTLLPKPTFNISQLQQSFQQRGLSADDLVALLGAHTLGFSHCSSFISRIYNFNATHDIDPTLRRSFAASLKSICPLKNRAKNAGISNDPSPTTFDNTHYRIILQKKSLFSSDHALLTTPKTKNLVYKFATSKAAFHKAFTNSMIKMSSLTGGQEVRKDCRVVN